In one window of Arachis ipaensis cultivar K30076 chromosome B06, Araip1.1, whole genome shotgun sequence DNA:
- the LOC107604872 gene encoding alpha-mannosidase At3g26720 isoform X3, protein MMGAATVLLVVIVAAIWVAQSHSEYIEYNTTQRIVNGQINVHLVPHSHDDVGWLKTVDQYYVGANNSIRGACVQNVLDSVISALLEDKNRKFIYVEMAFFQRWWRQQSKAKKIKVKELVDSGQLEFINGGMCMHDEATPHYIDLIDQTTLGHQFIKDEFGKTPRVGWQIDPFGHSAVQAYLLGAELGFDSLFFARIDYQDRAKRLKEKMLEVIWQGSRSLGSSSQIFTGIFPRHYDPPDGFTFEINDVSPPIQDDIELFDYNVQERVNDFVAAAIYQANVTRTNHIMWAMGTDFRYQYADSWFRQMDKFIHYVNQDGRVNALYSTPSIYTDSKYAANEQWPLKVDDFFPYADKPNAYWTGYFTSRPALKGYVRVMSGYYQAARQLEFFKGRNASGPNTNSLAEALSIAQHHDAVSGTERQHVAADYALRLSLGYKEAEVVVASALAFLVNQKLSSQQVKPVSDLQQCPLLNISYCPSSEATLSNGKSLVIVVYNPLAWKREEVIRIPVSTTDISVKDSAGNEVESQILPLSNATSILRKYYVKAYVGKSPGSEPKYWLAFPVSVPPLGFSTYIVSKPRQTGNRSTISKVHKSERSTNTSIEVGQGNLKLLYSADERKLTHYVNSRNLVKASVEQTYSYYSGNDGTDKDPQASGAYVFRPNGSFPIRSDRQESFTVLSGPVLDEVHQQLNPWISQITRIFKGKEHAEVEFTVGPIPVDDNIGKELITQFTTSMKTNKTFYTDSNGRDFIKRIRDFRTDWDLQVNQPIAGNYYPVNLGIYVQDSNTELSVLVDRSVGVSSLVDGQVELMLHRRLIHDDTRGVGEALNETVCIAGSCEGLTVKYIVPKSLCTNTCLMISGYFMSMRVTFLVLAKQPC, encoded by the exons ATGATGGGCGCTGCTACGGTGCTACTCGTCGTTATAGTGGCGGCGATTTGGGTGGCGCAATCACACTCAGAGTACATAGAGTACAACACCACGCAGAGGATCGTCAACGGTCAAATAAACGTTCACTTGGTGCCTCACTCCCACGACGATGTTGGCTGGCTCAAGACCGTTGATCAGTACTACGTCGGCGCCAACAACTCCATTCGT GGTGCATGTGTGCAGAACGTGCTGGATTCTGTGATCTCTGCGCTTTTGGAAGACAAGAATCGCAAATTTATCTATGTTGAGATG GCATTTTTCCAACGATGGTGGAGACAGCAAAGTAAAGCTAAGAAAATTAAAGTGAAGGAGCTTGTTGACTCTGGTCAGCTTGAATTCAT AAATGGGGGCATGTGCATGCATGATGAGGCCACCCCGCATTACATTGACCTGATTGATCAGACAACTCTCGGGCATCAATTCATTAAAGATGAATTCGGTAAGACTCCAAGAGTTGGCTGGCAGATCGATCCTTTTGGCCATTCTGCGGTTCAGGCGTACTTGCTTGGCGCTGAG CTGGGATTCGATTCGCTCTTTTTTGCCAGAATTGATTACCAGGATAGAGCCAAGCGATTGAAGGAGAAGATGCTTGAGGTTATTTGGCAGGGTTCTAGGTCTCTTGGTTCTTCTTCACAA ATATTTACGGGGATATTTCCCAGGCATTACGATCCTCCTGATGGCTTCACGTTTGAGATCAATGATGTTTCCCCTCCTATTCAG GATGACATTGAACTGTTTGACTATAATGTTCAAGAAAGGGTCAATGACTTTGTAGCTGCAGCCATATATCAG GCTAATGTGACCAGAACCAATCACATTATGTGGGCAATGGGGACAGACTTCCGGTATCAATATGCTGATTCATGGTTCAGGCAGATGGATAAGTTTATTCACTATGTGAATCAG GATGGGCGTGTCAATGCATTATATTCAACACCATCTATCTACACTGATTCAAAATATGCAGCAAATGAGCAATGGCCTCTTAAAGTTGATGATTTCTTCCC ATATGCAGATAAACCGAATGCATATTGGACTGGCTATTTTACAAGTAGGCCAGCTTTAAAGGGTTATGTGAGAGTGATGAGTGGTTACTATCAG GCAGCAAGGCAATTAGAATTTTTCAAAGGGAGGAATGCATCTGGACCAAATACTAATTCACTAGCAGAAGCTTTATCAATTGCTCAGCATCATGATGCAGTTAGTGGCACAGAGAGACAACATGTTGCTGCTGATTATGCACTGCGACTGTCATTGGGCTATAAGGAG GCAGAAGTGGTGGTCGCATCTGCCCTTGCTTTCTTGGTAAACCAAAAGTTAAGTTCGCAACAGGTGAAGCCAGTGTCGGACTTACAACAG TGTCCTCTACTCAATATAAGTTACTGTCCTTCATCAGAAGCTACGTTGAGCAATGGAAAAAGCTTG GTGATTGTTGTTTATAACCCACTTGCTTGGAAGAGGGAGGAAGTAATTCGAATTCCT GTTTCCACCACAGACATTTCTGTCAAAGATTCTGCTGGGAATGAAGTTGAGTCTCAAATTCTCCCACTATCCAATGCCACTTCAATCCTAAGAAAATACTATGTCAAAGCGTATGTAGGAAAATCTCCTGGTTCAGAACCAAAGTACTGGCTTGCATTTCCAGTGTCTGTACCTCCCCTTGGTTTCAGCACATACATAGTCTCCAAGCCTAGACAGACAG GTAATCGTTCAACCATATCCAAGGTGCACAAATCAGAAAGAAGTACAAATACCAGCATAGAAGTTGGACAAGGGAATTTGAAGCTGCTTTATTCTGCAGATGAAAGAAAGCTTACTCATTATGTTAACAGTAGAAATCTT GTTAAAGCATCTGTTGAACAAACATACAGTTATTATTCTGGAAATGATGGAACAGATAAAGATCCTCAG GCTTCTGGGGCATATGTATTCCGCCCAAATGGATCATTTCCAATTAGATCTGATCGCCAG GAATCTTTTACTGTTTTAAGTGGTCCAGTGCTGGATGAAGTTCATCAGCAGCTCAATCCATGGATATCTCAG ATTACAAGGATATTCAAGGGAAAGGAACATGCTGAAGTTGAGTTCACA GTTGGGCCTATACCTGTGGATGATAACATTGGGAAAGAACTTATTACCCAGTTTACAACCTCAATGAAGACCAACAAAACATTCTACACAGATTCCAATggacgtgacttcattaaaagg ATTCGAGATTTCCGGACAGACTGGGATCTACAAGTGAACCAACCCATAGCTGGAAACTATTATCCG GTTAACTTAGGAATATATGTGCAAGATAGCAACACAGAACTCTCAGTGTTGGTGGACCGTTCAGTTGGGGTTTCAAGCTTGGTAGACGGTCAAGTAGAGCTCATGCTCCACAG GAGGCTTATCCATGACGATACAAGAGGCGTTGGTGAGGCACTCAATGAAACAGTTTGCATTGCTGGTAGCTGTGAAGGTTTAACCGTTAAGTATATCGTACCAAAGAGCCTATGTACTAATACTTGCTTAATGATTTCTGGTTATTTCATGTCTATGAGGGTAACCTTTCTGGTTCTCGCAAAGCAGCCTTGCTAG
- the LOC107604872 gene encoding alpha-mannosidase At3g26720 isoform X1, which yields MMGAATVLLVVIVAAIWVAQSHSEYIEYNTTQRIVNGQINVHLVPHSHDDVGWLKTVDQYYVGANNSIRGACVQNVLDSVISALLEDKNRKFIYVEMAFFQRWWRQQSKAKKIKVKELVDSGQLEFINGGMCMHDEATPHYIDLIDQTTLGHQFIKDEFGKTPRVGWQIDPFGHSAVQAYLLGAELGFDSLFFARIDYQDRAKRLKEKMLEVIWQGSRSLGSSSQIFTGIFPRHYDPPDGFTFEINDVSPPIQDDIELFDYNVQERVNDFVAAAIYQANVTRTNHIMWAMGTDFRYQYADSWFRQMDKFIHYVNQDGRVNALYSTPSIYTDSKYAANEQWPLKVDDFFPYADKPNAYWTGYFTSRPALKGYVRVMSGYYQAARQLEFFKGRNASGPNTNSLAEALSIAQHHDAVSGTERQHVAADYALRLSLGYKEAEVVVASALAFLVNQKLSSQQVKPVSDLQQCPLLNISYCPSSEATLSNGKSLVIVVYNPLAWKREEVIRIPVSTTDISVKDSAGNEVESQILPLSNATSILRKYYVKAYVGKSPGSEPKYWLAFPVSVPPLGFSTYIVSKPRQTGNRSTISKVHKSERSTNTSIEVGQGNLKLLYSADERKLTHYVNSRNLVKASVEQTYSYYSGNDGTDKDPQASGAYVFRPNGSFPIRSDRQESFTVLSGPVLDEVHQQLNPWISQITRIFKGKEHAEVEFTVGPIPVDDNIGKELITQFTTSMKTNKTFYTDSNGRDFIKRIRDFRTDWDLQVNQPIAGNYYPVNLGIYVQDSNTELSVLVDRSVGVSSLVDGQVELMLHRRLIHDDTRGVGEALNETVCIAGSCEGLTIQGKLYLKIDPIGEGAKWRRTVGQELYSPLLLAFTEQDGDNLSNFQSSTFSGIDSSYSFPNNTALLTLQELYSGKILLRLAHLYEIEEDKDYSAMASVELLKLFPNKKIRKVTEMSLSANQERAEMEKKRLAWKVEGSTKETKVVRGGPVDPEKLVVELAPMEIRTFFIEFASLQTVPEAENQAAT from the exons ATGATGGGCGCTGCTACGGTGCTACTCGTCGTTATAGTGGCGGCGATTTGGGTGGCGCAATCACACTCAGAGTACATAGAGTACAACACCACGCAGAGGATCGTCAACGGTCAAATAAACGTTCACTTGGTGCCTCACTCCCACGACGATGTTGGCTGGCTCAAGACCGTTGATCAGTACTACGTCGGCGCCAACAACTCCATTCGT GGTGCATGTGTGCAGAACGTGCTGGATTCTGTGATCTCTGCGCTTTTGGAAGACAAGAATCGCAAATTTATCTATGTTGAGATG GCATTTTTCCAACGATGGTGGAGACAGCAAAGTAAAGCTAAGAAAATTAAAGTGAAGGAGCTTGTTGACTCTGGTCAGCTTGAATTCAT AAATGGGGGCATGTGCATGCATGATGAGGCCACCCCGCATTACATTGACCTGATTGATCAGACAACTCTCGGGCATCAATTCATTAAAGATGAATTCGGTAAGACTCCAAGAGTTGGCTGGCAGATCGATCCTTTTGGCCATTCTGCGGTTCAGGCGTACTTGCTTGGCGCTGAG CTGGGATTCGATTCGCTCTTTTTTGCCAGAATTGATTACCAGGATAGAGCCAAGCGATTGAAGGAGAAGATGCTTGAGGTTATTTGGCAGGGTTCTAGGTCTCTTGGTTCTTCTTCACAA ATATTTACGGGGATATTTCCCAGGCATTACGATCCTCCTGATGGCTTCACGTTTGAGATCAATGATGTTTCCCCTCCTATTCAG GATGACATTGAACTGTTTGACTATAATGTTCAAGAAAGGGTCAATGACTTTGTAGCTGCAGCCATATATCAG GCTAATGTGACCAGAACCAATCACATTATGTGGGCAATGGGGACAGACTTCCGGTATCAATATGCTGATTCATGGTTCAGGCAGATGGATAAGTTTATTCACTATGTGAATCAG GATGGGCGTGTCAATGCATTATATTCAACACCATCTATCTACACTGATTCAAAATATGCAGCAAATGAGCAATGGCCTCTTAAAGTTGATGATTTCTTCCC ATATGCAGATAAACCGAATGCATATTGGACTGGCTATTTTACAAGTAGGCCAGCTTTAAAGGGTTATGTGAGAGTGATGAGTGGTTACTATCAG GCAGCAAGGCAATTAGAATTTTTCAAAGGGAGGAATGCATCTGGACCAAATACTAATTCACTAGCAGAAGCTTTATCAATTGCTCAGCATCATGATGCAGTTAGTGGCACAGAGAGACAACATGTTGCTGCTGATTATGCACTGCGACTGTCATTGGGCTATAAGGAG GCAGAAGTGGTGGTCGCATCTGCCCTTGCTTTCTTGGTAAACCAAAAGTTAAGTTCGCAACAGGTGAAGCCAGTGTCGGACTTACAACAG TGTCCTCTACTCAATATAAGTTACTGTCCTTCATCAGAAGCTACGTTGAGCAATGGAAAAAGCTTG GTGATTGTTGTTTATAACCCACTTGCTTGGAAGAGGGAGGAAGTAATTCGAATTCCT GTTTCCACCACAGACATTTCTGTCAAAGATTCTGCTGGGAATGAAGTTGAGTCTCAAATTCTCCCACTATCCAATGCCACTTCAATCCTAAGAAAATACTATGTCAAAGCGTATGTAGGAAAATCTCCTGGTTCAGAACCAAAGTACTGGCTTGCATTTCCAGTGTCTGTACCTCCCCTTGGTTTCAGCACATACATAGTCTCCAAGCCTAGACAGACAG GTAATCGTTCAACCATATCCAAGGTGCACAAATCAGAAAGAAGTACAAATACCAGCATAGAAGTTGGACAAGGGAATTTGAAGCTGCTTTATTCTGCAGATGAAAGAAAGCTTACTCATTATGTTAACAGTAGAAATCTT GTTAAAGCATCTGTTGAACAAACATACAGTTATTATTCTGGAAATGATGGAACAGATAAAGATCCTCAG GCTTCTGGGGCATATGTATTCCGCCCAAATGGATCATTTCCAATTAGATCTGATCGCCAG GAATCTTTTACTGTTTTAAGTGGTCCAGTGCTGGATGAAGTTCATCAGCAGCTCAATCCATGGATATCTCAG ATTACAAGGATATTCAAGGGAAAGGAACATGCTGAAGTTGAGTTCACA GTTGGGCCTATACCTGTGGATGATAACATTGGGAAAGAACTTATTACCCAGTTTACAACCTCAATGAAGACCAACAAAACATTCTACACAGATTCCAATggacgtgacttcattaaaagg ATTCGAGATTTCCGGACAGACTGGGATCTACAAGTGAACCAACCCATAGCTGGAAACTATTATCCG GTTAACTTAGGAATATATGTGCAAGATAGCAACACAGAACTCTCAGTGTTGGTGGACCGTTCAGTTGGGGTTTCAAGCTTGGTAGACGGTCAAGTAGAGCTCATGCTCCACAG GAGGCTTATCCATGACGATACAAGAGGCGTTGGTGAGGCACTCAATGAAACAGTTTGCATTGCTGGTAGCTGTGAAGGTTTAACC ATTCAAGGAAAACTGTACCTTAAAATTGATCCTATAGGTGAAGGTGCTAAGTGGCGTCGAACAGTTGGCCAGGAATTATATTCACCACTGTTGTTGGCATTCACAGAACAG GATGGGGATAATTTGTCAAATTTTCAATCATCAACGTTTTCTGGCATAGATTCTTCATACAGTTTCCCAAACAATACTGCTCTTTTAACACTCCAG GAACTTTACAGTGGAAAAATACTTCTAAGATTGGCTCACCTTTACGag ATTGAGGAGGACAAAGATTATTCAGCAATGGCAAGCGTGGAATTGTTAAAGCTGTTTCCTAACAAGAAG ATAAGGAAAGTGACCGAGATGAGTTTGTCTGCTAATCAAGAAAGAGCTGAAATGGAAAAGAAGAGGTTAGCATGGAAAGTAGAAGGCTCCACTAAAGAAACTAAGGTGGTGAGGGGAGGGCCTGTTGATCCTGAAAAGTTGGTGGTTGAACTTGCTCCAATGGAAATTAGGacattttttattgaatttgctTCCCTTCAAACGGTTCCTGAAGCAGAAAATCAAGCGGCAACGTAA
- the LOC107604872 gene encoding alpha-mannosidase At3g26720 isoform X2 yields MCMHDEATPHYIDLIDQTTLGHQFIKDEFGKTPRVGWQIDPFGHSAVQAYLLGAELGFDSLFFARIDYQDRAKRLKEKMLEVIWQGSRSLGSSSQIFTGIFPRHYDPPDGFTFEINDVSPPIQDDIELFDYNVQERVNDFVAAAIYQANVTRTNHIMWAMGTDFRYQYADSWFRQMDKFIHYVNQDGRVNALYSTPSIYTDSKYAANEQWPLKVDDFFPYADKPNAYWTGYFTSRPALKGYVRVMSGYYQAARQLEFFKGRNASGPNTNSLAEALSIAQHHDAVSGTERQHVAADYALRLSLGYKEAEVVVASALAFLVNQKLSSQQVKPVSDLQQCPLLNISYCPSSEATLSNGKSLVIVVYNPLAWKREEVIRIPVSTTDISVKDSAGNEVESQILPLSNATSILRKYYVKAYVGKSPGSEPKYWLAFPVSVPPLGFSTYIVSKPRQTGNRSTISKVHKSERSTNTSIEVGQGNLKLLYSADERKLTHYVNSRNLVKASVEQTYSYYSGNDGTDKDPQASGAYVFRPNGSFPIRSDRQESFTVLSGPVLDEVHQQLNPWISQITRIFKGKEHAEVEFTVGPIPVDDNIGKELITQFTTSMKTNKTFYTDSNGRDFIKRIRDFRTDWDLQVNQPIAGNYYPVNLGIYVQDSNTELSVLVDRSVGVSSLVDGQVELMLHRRLIHDDTRGVGEALNETVCIAGSCEGLTIQGKLYLKIDPIGEGAKWRRTVGQELYSPLLLAFTEQDGDNLSNFQSSTFSGIDSSYSFPNNTALLTLQELYSGKILLRLAHLYEIEEDKDYSAMASVELLKLFPNKKIRKVTEMSLSANQERAEMEKKRLAWKVEGSTKETKVVRGGPVDPEKLVVELAPMEIRTFFIEFASLQTVPEAENQAAT; encoded by the exons ATGTGCATGCATGATGAGGCCACCCCGCATTACATTGACCTGATTGATCAGACAACTCTCGGGCATCAATTCATTAAAGATGAATTCGGTAAGACTCCAAGAGTTGGCTGGCAGATCGATCCTTTTGGCCATTCTGCGGTTCAGGCGTACTTGCTTGGCGCTGAG CTGGGATTCGATTCGCTCTTTTTTGCCAGAATTGATTACCAGGATAGAGCCAAGCGATTGAAGGAGAAGATGCTTGAGGTTATTTGGCAGGGTTCTAGGTCTCTTGGTTCTTCTTCACAA ATATTTACGGGGATATTTCCCAGGCATTACGATCCTCCTGATGGCTTCACGTTTGAGATCAATGATGTTTCCCCTCCTATTCAG GATGACATTGAACTGTTTGACTATAATGTTCAAGAAAGGGTCAATGACTTTGTAGCTGCAGCCATATATCAG GCTAATGTGACCAGAACCAATCACATTATGTGGGCAATGGGGACAGACTTCCGGTATCAATATGCTGATTCATGGTTCAGGCAGATGGATAAGTTTATTCACTATGTGAATCAG GATGGGCGTGTCAATGCATTATATTCAACACCATCTATCTACACTGATTCAAAATATGCAGCAAATGAGCAATGGCCTCTTAAAGTTGATGATTTCTTCCC ATATGCAGATAAACCGAATGCATATTGGACTGGCTATTTTACAAGTAGGCCAGCTTTAAAGGGTTATGTGAGAGTGATGAGTGGTTACTATCAG GCAGCAAGGCAATTAGAATTTTTCAAAGGGAGGAATGCATCTGGACCAAATACTAATTCACTAGCAGAAGCTTTATCAATTGCTCAGCATCATGATGCAGTTAGTGGCACAGAGAGACAACATGTTGCTGCTGATTATGCACTGCGACTGTCATTGGGCTATAAGGAG GCAGAAGTGGTGGTCGCATCTGCCCTTGCTTTCTTGGTAAACCAAAAGTTAAGTTCGCAACAGGTGAAGCCAGTGTCGGACTTACAACAG TGTCCTCTACTCAATATAAGTTACTGTCCTTCATCAGAAGCTACGTTGAGCAATGGAAAAAGCTTG GTGATTGTTGTTTATAACCCACTTGCTTGGAAGAGGGAGGAAGTAATTCGAATTCCT GTTTCCACCACAGACATTTCTGTCAAAGATTCTGCTGGGAATGAAGTTGAGTCTCAAATTCTCCCACTATCCAATGCCACTTCAATCCTAAGAAAATACTATGTCAAAGCGTATGTAGGAAAATCTCCTGGTTCAGAACCAAAGTACTGGCTTGCATTTCCAGTGTCTGTACCTCCCCTTGGTTTCAGCACATACATAGTCTCCAAGCCTAGACAGACAG GTAATCGTTCAACCATATCCAAGGTGCACAAATCAGAAAGAAGTACAAATACCAGCATAGAAGTTGGACAAGGGAATTTGAAGCTGCTTTATTCTGCAGATGAAAGAAAGCTTACTCATTATGTTAACAGTAGAAATCTT GTTAAAGCATCTGTTGAACAAACATACAGTTATTATTCTGGAAATGATGGAACAGATAAAGATCCTCAG GCTTCTGGGGCATATGTATTCCGCCCAAATGGATCATTTCCAATTAGATCTGATCGCCAG GAATCTTTTACTGTTTTAAGTGGTCCAGTGCTGGATGAAGTTCATCAGCAGCTCAATCCATGGATATCTCAG ATTACAAGGATATTCAAGGGAAAGGAACATGCTGAAGTTGAGTTCACA GTTGGGCCTATACCTGTGGATGATAACATTGGGAAAGAACTTATTACCCAGTTTACAACCTCAATGAAGACCAACAAAACATTCTACACAGATTCCAATggacgtgacttcattaaaagg ATTCGAGATTTCCGGACAGACTGGGATCTACAAGTGAACCAACCCATAGCTGGAAACTATTATCCG GTTAACTTAGGAATATATGTGCAAGATAGCAACACAGAACTCTCAGTGTTGGTGGACCGTTCAGTTGGGGTTTCAAGCTTGGTAGACGGTCAAGTAGAGCTCATGCTCCACAG GAGGCTTATCCATGACGATACAAGAGGCGTTGGTGAGGCACTCAATGAAACAGTTTGCATTGCTGGTAGCTGTGAAGGTTTAACC ATTCAAGGAAAACTGTACCTTAAAATTGATCCTATAGGTGAAGGTGCTAAGTGGCGTCGAACAGTTGGCCAGGAATTATATTCACCACTGTTGTTGGCATTCACAGAACAG GATGGGGATAATTTGTCAAATTTTCAATCATCAACGTTTTCTGGCATAGATTCTTCATACAGTTTCCCAAACAATACTGCTCTTTTAACACTCCAG GAACTTTACAGTGGAAAAATACTTCTAAGATTGGCTCACCTTTACGag ATTGAGGAGGACAAAGATTATTCAGCAATGGCAAGCGTGGAATTGTTAAAGCTGTTTCCTAACAAGAAG ATAAGGAAAGTGACCGAGATGAGTTTGTCTGCTAATCAAGAAAGAGCTGAAATGGAAAAGAAGAGGTTAGCATGGAAAGTAGAAGGCTCCACTAAAGAAACTAAGGTGGTGAGGGGAGGGCCTGTTGATCCTGAAAAGTTGGTGGTTGAACTTGCTCCAATGGAAATTAGGacattttttattgaatttgctTCCCTTCAAACGGTTCCTGAAGCAGAAAATCAAGCGGCAACGTAA
- the LOC107604871 gene encoding small ribosomal subunit protein S13, mitochondrial has protein sequence MLGFRNATNVVLRLRQNLSVWGVRAQNINIGGGVGGEIPDQKRLQYALQHIHGIGRSKAHHIVCELGVENKYVRDLSKRELYSLRELLSKYLIGNDLKKCVERDVGRLVGIQCYRGIRHVDGLPCRGQRTHTNARTRKSRPTWRGTR, from the exons ATGTTGGGTTTCCGCAATGCCACGAATGTTGTTCTCCGCCTTCGTCAAAACCTTTCC GTTTGGGGCGTGCGTGCACAAAATATAAACATAGGAGGTGGTGTTGGAGGTGAAATCCCTGACCAGAAGCGCCTCCAGTATGCTCTTCAGCATATCCATGGCATTGGGCGTTCCAAGGCTCATCACATTGTCTGCGAGCTCGGTGTCGAGAACAAATATGTTAGAGACCTTAGCAAGAGAGAGTTGTACTCCCTTCGCGAATTGCTTTCCAAGTACTTGATTGGGAATGATTTG AAAAAATGTGTTGAAAGAGATGTGGGGAGGTTGGTGGGCATTCAGTGCTACAGAGGCATCAGGCATGTCGATGGCTTACCCTGTCGAGGCCAGCGAACTCATACCAATGCCCGCACCAGGAAGAGCAGGCCTACTTGGAGGGGAACAAGATGA